A single Pristis pectinata isolate sPriPec2 chromosome 22, sPriPec2.1.pri, whole genome shotgun sequence DNA region contains:
- the ndufs5 gene encoding NADH dehydrogenase [ubiquinone] iron-sulfur protein 5, with the protein MPLIDLQEKLGINIDKWMLIQSGIQPRNRPARCHVFEKDWIECAHGIGKIRAKKECKLELEDFYECMHRKKLDKRLTDIKAQREKLIKEGKYTPPDHHTGKSDQRP; encoded by the exons ATGCCGTTAATTGACCTCCAGGAAAAGCTGGGCATCAATATTGACAAATGGATGCTGATCCAAAGTGGTATACAGCCCCGTAATCGGCCAGCCCGTTGTCACGTATTCGAGAAAGATTGGATTGAATGTGCTCATGGAATTGGGAAAATCAGAGCCAAGAAGGAGTGCAAACTGGAGCTGGAGGATTTCTATGAATGTATGCACCGGAAGAAGTTG GATAAAAGGCTGACTGACATCAAAGCACAAAGAGAAAAGCTGATAAAGGAAGGCAAGTACACTCCTCCAGACCACCACACTGGCAAAAGTGATCAACGCCCATAA